In one window of Denticeps clupeoides chromosome 2, fDenClu1.1, whole genome shotgun sequence DNA:
- the mcamb gene encoding melanoma cell adhesion molecule b isoform X4, translated as MSPRGLLLAGLCTFLLLKPGIGQLQVSMEDQVNVFLGHFAEIPCMFSKPVDPHSVIIQWFSKAPGDSSPKQRIFYKDHTTSFTEKDTIQADRISMFDLGSGGMALTIKNVGLQDELDFICQVDSMSDGRAEGITRISVFHKPEFPTIKSETTGIHIINEEPSKIATCEVKNGYPTPNITWYRNGIPLQDSPGEVSVDIRQTKESSGLVSVDSTLKLKVMKEDKDAMFYCEVSYSTPGETRMVESPHIKITVHYPATFVEVLKESPKGQVKEGDTVYIRCNHDGNPAPEITFYHNNEELTNTLVVDNRLELHNVTRSQSGTYKCTIFDLTSYDENEDEMEIYVNFLDPAVVLPISPHIVSEGENMKATCNALSSLSTHTVWMKDGEQLLEGHVLNLSNISRDDAGEYICLVTTPSLDGLETQGSLSINVQGPPKITVSWQNYAKDYVTLNCLVQSYPKSVMTWILPNGQKLQSNETEMGDDTVSMVTLRRDASLSVSCQAENEFGIDNATLTIESGGSGVIVAVLIVCVLLLAILGSVLYFLYKKGKMPCGRSGKQDLTKKSNKDAIVMEMNCEEAVLLQGVNGDKKTPNNQYTDVQL; from the exons gtATTGGCCAGTTGCAAGTCAGTATGGAGGACCAGGTGAATGTGTTTCTGGGTCATTTTGCTGAGATCCCTTGCATGTTCTCCAAGCCAGTGGACCCCCATTCAGTGATCATACAGTGGTTCTCT AAAGCACCTGGTGACAGCAGCCCCAAGCAGCGGATCTTCTACAAGGACCACACAACGTCCTTCACAGAAAAAGACACCATTCAGGCTGACCGCATCAGCATGTTTGATTTGGGCTCGGGAGGCATGGCACTGACCATCAAGAATGTGGGTCTGCAGGATGAGCTGGATTTCATTTGCCAGGTCGACTCAATGTCTGACGGCCGCGCGGAGGGTATCACCCGTATTAGCGTCTTCC ATAAGCCAGAATTCCCCACCATTAAGAGTGAAACTACAGGAATCCATATCATTAATGAGGAACCATCAAAG ATTGCAACTTGTGAGGTGAAGAATGGATACCCCACTCCAAATATTACCTGGTATCGTAATGGAATCCCCCTGCAGGATTCTCCTGGAg AGGTTTCCGTGGACATCCGTCAAACAAAGGAATCCAGTGGGTTAGTCTCGGTCGACAGCACACTGAAACTCAAAGTAATGAAAGAAGACAAGGATGCCATGTTCTACTGCGAGGTGTCCTACAGTACACCCGGGGAAACACGGATGGTGGAATCACCTCACATCAAAATCACAGTGCACT ATCCTGCAACGTTTGTGGAGGTTTTGAAAGAGTCTCCCAAAGGCCAAGTTAAAGAAGGGGACACCGTTTATATCCGGTGCAATCATGACGGAAATCCTGCGCCAGAAATTACATTCTACCATAACAAT GAGGAGTTAACAAATACGCTGGTGGTAGACAACAGGTTGGAGCTACACAATGTTACTCGGTCTCAAAGTGGCActtacaaatgtacaatatttGACCTGACCTCATATGATGAGAATGAAGATGAGATGGAGATTTACGTGAACT TTTTGGATCCTGCTGTTGTTCTTCCCATTAGCCCCCACATCGTCTCTGAGGGAGAGAACATGAAGGCCACCTGCAATGCCCTTTCCTCTCTAAGTACTCACACTGTCTGGATGAAG GATGGTGAGCAGTTATTGGAGGGACATGTACTGAACCTCTCAAACATCAGCCGTGATGATGCTGGAGAATACATATGCCTTGTAACCACACCCTCTCTGGATGGGCTTGAGACTCAGGGATCCCTGAGCATAAACGTACAGG gacCTCCGAAGATCACAGTTTCCTGGCAAAACTATGCAAAGGATTATGTGACCCTGAACTGTCTGGTACAAAGCTACCCCAAGTCCGTCATGACCTGGATCCTCCCAAATGGACAG AAGTTACAGTCTAATGAGACAGAAATGGGGGACGACACTGTCAGCATGGTGACTCTCAGGCGAGATGCCAGCCTTTCCGTTTCCTGTCAGGCAGAAAACGAGTTTGGTATCGACAACGCTACACTGACGATTGAATCCG GGGGCAGTGGAGTGATCGTTGCTGTCCTCATCGTTTGCGTTCTACTGTTGGCCATCCTGGGCAGTGTCCTCTACTTCCTCTACAAGAAGGGCAAGATGCCATGTGGCCGATCAGGAAAGCAGGACCT AACAAAGAAGTCTAATAAGGATGCAATTGTCATGGAGATGAACTGCGAGGAGGCTGTGCTTCTACAGGGAGTCAATGGGGATAAAAAAACCCCCAACAATCAG TACACAGACGTCCAACTATGA
- the mcamb gene encoding melanoma cell adhesion molecule b isoform X1, which yields MSPRGLLLAGLCTFLLLKPGIGQLQVSMEDQVNVFLGHFAEIPCMFSKPVDPHSVIIQWFSKAPGDSSPKQRIFYKDHTTSFTEKDTIQADRISMFDLGSGGMALTIKNVGLQDELDFICQVDSMSDGRAEGITRISVFHKPEFPTIKSETTGIHIINEEPSKIATCEVKNGYPTPNITWYRNGIPLQDSPGEVSVDIRQTKESSGLVSVDSTLKLKVMKEDKDAMFYCEVSYSTPGETRMVESPHIKITVHYPATFVEVLKESPKGQVKEGDTVYIRCNHDGNPAPEITFYHNNEELTNTLVVDNRLELHNVTRSQSGTYKCTIFDLTSYDENEDEMEIYVNFLDPAVVLPISPHIVSEGENMKATCNALSSLSTHTVWMKDGEQLLEGHVLNLSNISRDDAGEYICLVTTPSLDGLETQGSLSINVQGPPKITVSWQNYAKDYVTLNCLVQSYPKSVMTWILPNGQKLQSNETEMGDDTVSMVTLRRDASLSVSCQAENEFGIDNATLTIESETTSADPTTEPFTFTTSPLSTSAISKTTVSVPVTSTPSRRFQKGGSGVIVAVLIVCVLLLAILGSVLYFLYKKGKMPCGRSGKQDLTKKSNKDAIVMEMNCEEAVLLQGVNGDKKTPNNQYTDVQL from the exons gtATTGGCCAGTTGCAAGTCAGTATGGAGGACCAGGTGAATGTGTTTCTGGGTCATTTTGCTGAGATCCCTTGCATGTTCTCCAAGCCAGTGGACCCCCATTCAGTGATCATACAGTGGTTCTCT AAAGCACCTGGTGACAGCAGCCCCAAGCAGCGGATCTTCTACAAGGACCACACAACGTCCTTCACAGAAAAAGACACCATTCAGGCTGACCGCATCAGCATGTTTGATTTGGGCTCGGGAGGCATGGCACTGACCATCAAGAATGTGGGTCTGCAGGATGAGCTGGATTTCATTTGCCAGGTCGACTCAATGTCTGACGGCCGCGCGGAGGGTATCACCCGTATTAGCGTCTTCC ATAAGCCAGAATTCCCCACCATTAAGAGTGAAACTACAGGAATCCATATCATTAATGAGGAACCATCAAAG ATTGCAACTTGTGAGGTGAAGAATGGATACCCCACTCCAAATATTACCTGGTATCGTAATGGAATCCCCCTGCAGGATTCTCCTGGAg AGGTTTCCGTGGACATCCGTCAAACAAAGGAATCCAGTGGGTTAGTCTCGGTCGACAGCACACTGAAACTCAAAGTAATGAAAGAAGACAAGGATGCCATGTTCTACTGCGAGGTGTCCTACAGTACACCCGGGGAAACACGGATGGTGGAATCACCTCACATCAAAATCACAGTGCACT ATCCTGCAACGTTTGTGGAGGTTTTGAAAGAGTCTCCCAAAGGCCAAGTTAAAGAAGGGGACACCGTTTATATCCGGTGCAATCATGACGGAAATCCTGCGCCAGAAATTACATTCTACCATAACAAT GAGGAGTTAACAAATACGCTGGTGGTAGACAACAGGTTGGAGCTACACAATGTTACTCGGTCTCAAAGTGGCActtacaaatgtacaatatttGACCTGACCTCATATGATGAGAATGAAGATGAGATGGAGATTTACGTGAACT TTTTGGATCCTGCTGTTGTTCTTCCCATTAGCCCCCACATCGTCTCTGAGGGAGAGAACATGAAGGCCACCTGCAATGCCCTTTCCTCTCTAAGTACTCACACTGTCTGGATGAAG GATGGTGAGCAGTTATTGGAGGGACATGTACTGAACCTCTCAAACATCAGCCGTGATGATGCTGGAGAATACATATGCCTTGTAACCACACCCTCTCTGGATGGGCTTGAGACTCAGGGATCCCTGAGCATAAACGTACAGG gacCTCCGAAGATCACAGTTTCCTGGCAAAACTATGCAAAGGATTATGTGACCCTGAACTGTCTGGTACAAAGCTACCCCAAGTCCGTCATGACCTGGATCCTCCCAAATGGACAG AAGTTACAGTCTAATGAGACAGAAATGGGGGACGACACTGTCAGCATGGTGACTCTCAGGCGAGATGCCAGCCTTTCCGTTTCCTGTCAGGCAGAAAACGAGTTTGGTATCGACAACGCTACACTGACGATTGAATCCG AAACTACCTCTGCTGACCCCACCACTGAAC CTTTCACTTTTACAACCTCCCCACTCTCTACCTCTGCCATCAGTAAAACTACAG TCTCAGTACCAGTAACCAGCACCCCCTCCAGGAGATTCCAGAAAG GGGGCAGTGGAGTGATCGTTGCTGTCCTCATCGTTTGCGTTCTACTGTTGGCCATCCTGGGCAGTGTCCTCTACTTCCTCTACAAGAAGGGCAAGATGCCATGTGGCCGATCAGGAAAGCAGGACCT AACAAAGAAGTCTAATAAGGATGCAATTGTCATGGAGATGAACTGCGAGGAGGCTGTGCTTCTACAGGGAGTCAATGGGGATAAAAAAACCCCCAACAATCAG TACACAGACGTCCAACTATGA
- the mcamb gene encoding melanoma cell adhesion molecule b isoform X3: protein MSPRGLLLAGLCTFLLLKPGIGQLQVSMEDQVNVFLGHFAEIPCMFSKPVDPHSVIIQWFSKAPGDSSPKQRIFYKDHTTSFTEKDTIQADRISMFDLGSGGMALTIKNVGLQDELDFICQVDSMSDGRAEGITRISVFHKPEFPTIKSETTGIHIINEEPSKIATCEVKNGYPTPNITWYRNGIPLQDSPGEVSVDIRQTKESSGLVSVDSTLKLKVMKEDKDAMFYCEVSYSTPGETRMVESPHIKITVHYPATFVEVLKESPKGQVKEGDTVYIRCNHDGNPAPEITFYHNNEELTNTLVVDNRLELHNVTRSQSGTYKCTIFDLTSYDENEDEMEIYVNFLDPAVVLPISPHIVSEGENMKATCNALSSLSTHTVWMKDGEQLLEGHVLNLSNISRDDAGEYICLVTTPSLDGLETQGSLSINVQGPPKITVSWQNYAKDYVTLNCLVQSYPKSVMTWILPNGQKLQSNETEMGDDTVSMVTLRRDASLSVSCQAENEFGIDNATLTIESETTSADPTTERGSGVIVAVLIVCVLLLAILGSVLYFLYKKGKMPCGRSGKQDLTKKSNKDAIVMEMNCEEAVLLQGVNGDKKTPNNQYTDVQL, encoded by the exons gtATTGGCCAGTTGCAAGTCAGTATGGAGGACCAGGTGAATGTGTTTCTGGGTCATTTTGCTGAGATCCCTTGCATGTTCTCCAAGCCAGTGGACCCCCATTCAGTGATCATACAGTGGTTCTCT AAAGCACCTGGTGACAGCAGCCCCAAGCAGCGGATCTTCTACAAGGACCACACAACGTCCTTCACAGAAAAAGACACCATTCAGGCTGACCGCATCAGCATGTTTGATTTGGGCTCGGGAGGCATGGCACTGACCATCAAGAATGTGGGTCTGCAGGATGAGCTGGATTTCATTTGCCAGGTCGACTCAATGTCTGACGGCCGCGCGGAGGGTATCACCCGTATTAGCGTCTTCC ATAAGCCAGAATTCCCCACCATTAAGAGTGAAACTACAGGAATCCATATCATTAATGAGGAACCATCAAAG ATTGCAACTTGTGAGGTGAAGAATGGATACCCCACTCCAAATATTACCTGGTATCGTAATGGAATCCCCCTGCAGGATTCTCCTGGAg AGGTTTCCGTGGACATCCGTCAAACAAAGGAATCCAGTGGGTTAGTCTCGGTCGACAGCACACTGAAACTCAAAGTAATGAAAGAAGACAAGGATGCCATGTTCTACTGCGAGGTGTCCTACAGTACACCCGGGGAAACACGGATGGTGGAATCACCTCACATCAAAATCACAGTGCACT ATCCTGCAACGTTTGTGGAGGTTTTGAAAGAGTCTCCCAAAGGCCAAGTTAAAGAAGGGGACACCGTTTATATCCGGTGCAATCATGACGGAAATCCTGCGCCAGAAATTACATTCTACCATAACAAT GAGGAGTTAACAAATACGCTGGTGGTAGACAACAGGTTGGAGCTACACAATGTTACTCGGTCTCAAAGTGGCActtacaaatgtacaatatttGACCTGACCTCATATGATGAGAATGAAGATGAGATGGAGATTTACGTGAACT TTTTGGATCCTGCTGTTGTTCTTCCCATTAGCCCCCACATCGTCTCTGAGGGAGAGAACATGAAGGCCACCTGCAATGCCCTTTCCTCTCTAAGTACTCACACTGTCTGGATGAAG GATGGTGAGCAGTTATTGGAGGGACATGTACTGAACCTCTCAAACATCAGCCGTGATGATGCTGGAGAATACATATGCCTTGTAACCACACCCTCTCTGGATGGGCTTGAGACTCAGGGATCCCTGAGCATAAACGTACAGG gacCTCCGAAGATCACAGTTTCCTGGCAAAACTATGCAAAGGATTATGTGACCCTGAACTGTCTGGTACAAAGCTACCCCAAGTCCGTCATGACCTGGATCCTCCCAAATGGACAG AAGTTACAGTCTAATGAGACAGAAATGGGGGACGACACTGTCAGCATGGTGACTCTCAGGCGAGATGCCAGCCTTTCCGTTTCCTGTCAGGCAGAAAACGAGTTTGGTATCGACAACGCTACACTGACGATTGAATCCG AAACTACCTCTGCTGACCCCACCACTGAAC GGGGCAGTGGAGTGATCGTTGCTGTCCTCATCGTTTGCGTTCTACTGTTGGCCATCCTGGGCAGTGTCCTCTACTTCCTCTACAAGAAGGGCAAGATGCCATGTGGCCGATCAGGAAAGCAGGACCT AACAAAGAAGTCTAATAAGGATGCAATTGTCATGGAGATGAACTGCGAGGAGGCTGTGCTTCTACAGGGAGTCAATGGGGATAAAAAAACCCCCAACAATCAG TACACAGACGTCCAACTATGA
- the mcamb gene encoding melanoma cell adhesion molecule b isoform X2 codes for MSPRGLLLAGLCTFLLLKPGIGQLQVSMEDQVNVFLGHFAEIPCMFSKPVDPHSVIIQWFSKAPGDSSPKQRIFYKDHTTSFTEKDTIQADRISMFDLGSGGMALTIKNVGLQDELDFICQVDSMSDGRAEGITRISVFHKPEFPTIKSETTGIHIINEEPSKIATCEVKNGYPTPNITWYRNGIPLQDSPGEVSVDIRQTKESSGLVSVDSTLKLKVMKEDKDAMFYCEVSYSTPGETRMVESPHIKITVHYPATFVEVLKESPKGQVKEGDTVYIRCNHDGNPAPEITFYHNNEELTNTLVVDNRLELHNVTRSQSGTYKCTIFDLTSYDENEDEMEIYVNFLDPAVVLPISPHIVSEGENMKATCNALSSLSTHTVWMKDGEQLLEGHVLNLSNISRDDAGEYICLVTTPSLDGLETQGSLSINVQGPPKITVSWQNYAKDYVTLNCLVQSYPKSVMTWILPNGQKLQSNETEMGDDTVSMVTLRRDASLSVSCQAENEFGIDNATLTIESETTSADPTTEPFTFTTSPLSTSAISKTTVSVPVTSTPSRRFQKGGSGVIVAVLIVCVLLLAILGSVLYFLYKKGKMPCGRSGKQDLTKKSNKDAIVMEMNCEEAVLLQGVNGDKKTPNNQ; via the exons gtATTGGCCAGTTGCAAGTCAGTATGGAGGACCAGGTGAATGTGTTTCTGGGTCATTTTGCTGAGATCCCTTGCATGTTCTCCAAGCCAGTGGACCCCCATTCAGTGATCATACAGTGGTTCTCT AAAGCACCTGGTGACAGCAGCCCCAAGCAGCGGATCTTCTACAAGGACCACACAACGTCCTTCACAGAAAAAGACACCATTCAGGCTGACCGCATCAGCATGTTTGATTTGGGCTCGGGAGGCATGGCACTGACCATCAAGAATGTGGGTCTGCAGGATGAGCTGGATTTCATTTGCCAGGTCGACTCAATGTCTGACGGCCGCGCGGAGGGTATCACCCGTATTAGCGTCTTCC ATAAGCCAGAATTCCCCACCATTAAGAGTGAAACTACAGGAATCCATATCATTAATGAGGAACCATCAAAG ATTGCAACTTGTGAGGTGAAGAATGGATACCCCACTCCAAATATTACCTGGTATCGTAATGGAATCCCCCTGCAGGATTCTCCTGGAg AGGTTTCCGTGGACATCCGTCAAACAAAGGAATCCAGTGGGTTAGTCTCGGTCGACAGCACACTGAAACTCAAAGTAATGAAAGAAGACAAGGATGCCATGTTCTACTGCGAGGTGTCCTACAGTACACCCGGGGAAACACGGATGGTGGAATCACCTCACATCAAAATCACAGTGCACT ATCCTGCAACGTTTGTGGAGGTTTTGAAAGAGTCTCCCAAAGGCCAAGTTAAAGAAGGGGACACCGTTTATATCCGGTGCAATCATGACGGAAATCCTGCGCCAGAAATTACATTCTACCATAACAAT GAGGAGTTAACAAATACGCTGGTGGTAGACAACAGGTTGGAGCTACACAATGTTACTCGGTCTCAAAGTGGCActtacaaatgtacaatatttGACCTGACCTCATATGATGAGAATGAAGATGAGATGGAGATTTACGTGAACT TTTTGGATCCTGCTGTTGTTCTTCCCATTAGCCCCCACATCGTCTCTGAGGGAGAGAACATGAAGGCCACCTGCAATGCCCTTTCCTCTCTAAGTACTCACACTGTCTGGATGAAG GATGGTGAGCAGTTATTGGAGGGACATGTACTGAACCTCTCAAACATCAGCCGTGATGATGCTGGAGAATACATATGCCTTGTAACCACACCCTCTCTGGATGGGCTTGAGACTCAGGGATCCCTGAGCATAAACGTACAGG gacCTCCGAAGATCACAGTTTCCTGGCAAAACTATGCAAAGGATTATGTGACCCTGAACTGTCTGGTACAAAGCTACCCCAAGTCCGTCATGACCTGGATCCTCCCAAATGGACAG AAGTTACAGTCTAATGAGACAGAAATGGGGGACGACACTGTCAGCATGGTGACTCTCAGGCGAGATGCCAGCCTTTCCGTTTCCTGTCAGGCAGAAAACGAGTTTGGTATCGACAACGCTACACTGACGATTGAATCCG AAACTACCTCTGCTGACCCCACCACTGAAC CTTTCACTTTTACAACCTCCCCACTCTCTACCTCTGCCATCAGTAAAACTACAG TCTCAGTACCAGTAACCAGCACCCCCTCCAGGAGATTCCAGAAAG GGGGCAGTGGAGTGATCGTTGCTGTCCTCATCGTTTGCGTTCTACTGTTGGCCATCCTGGGCAGTGTCCTCTACTTCCTCTACAAGAAGGGCAAGATGCCATGTGGCCGATCAGGAAAGCAGGACCT AACAAAGAAGTCTAATAAGGATGCAATTGTCATGGAGATGAACTGCGAGGAGGCTGTGCTTCTACAGGGAGTCAATGGGGATAAAAAAACCCCCAACAATCAG TGA